A stretch of Candidatus Binatia bacterium DNA encodes these proteins:
- a CDS encoding ABC transporter substrate-binding protein: protein MAEKKIKVRGVYRSGSHLPIWTVMKEAGIWERAGLELAGFDYCAQPPEAEKALFNGDIDFISGNHLTPYALIVQGKPIVSLASPVNATSASIVSREPIASIQELRGRRIVDTLMAGRDGGFHHVRGNHMMYLIRAGIGIKDVHWVEFEESDAQFQALKAGKADAMFAGGGEKYKQQGFHVLPLPPLPMINGPTLTTSYTVLNKKKDFGERLVKAQVLAIHFAHTKRSETERILENLSKKTGRSYRYGALERMPRKPYPDAQAVINAYELGCIKSPEAKQLSPLALWDLHYLRQLDNSGFIDGLYGRA, encoded by the coding sequence ATGGCTGAAAAAAAAATAAAGGTTCGCGGCGTCTATCGGTCCGGCTCTCATCTTCCCATATGGACGGTCATGAAAGAGGCAGGGATTTGGGAGCGAGCCGGCCTGGAGCTGGCGGGGTTCGATTATTGCGCCCAGCCGCCGGAAGCGGAGAAGGCTCTTTTCAATGGGGACATCGATTTCATCTCCGGGAACCATCTGACGCCGTACGCCCTCATCGTTCAAGGCAAGCCGATCGTGAGCTTAGCCTCGCCGGTGAATGCCACGAGCGCGTCGATCGTTTCGCGGGAACCGATCGCCTCGATTCAAGAGCTGCGCGGCCGGCGCATCGTCGATACCCTGATGGCGGGAAGGGACGGCGGGTTTCATCACGTGCGTGGAAACCACATGATGTATCTCATTCGGGCCGGCATCGGCATCAAGGACGTCCACTGGGTGGAGTTTGAAGAGTCGGATGCCCAGTTTCAGGCGCTCAAGGCGGGTAAGGCGGACGCGATGTTCGCCGGCGGCGGTGAAAAGTATAAGCAGCAGGGGTTCCATGTGTTGCCTCTGCCGCCGCTGCCTATGATCAACGGACCGACGTTGACGACCTCCTACACGGTTCTCAATAAAAAGAAAGATTTCGGCGAGCGCTTGGTCAAGGCGCAGGTGCTGGCGATTCATTTCGCCCACACCAAAAGAAGCGAGACGGAACGGATCCTGGAAAATTTGAGCAAGAAGACCGGGCGATCCTATCGATATGGCGCCTTGGAGCGGATGCCGAGGAAGCCCTACCCCGACGCGCAAGCGGTCATCAACGCCTACGAGCTCGGCTGCATCAAGAGCCCGGAAGCGAAGCAGTTGAGCCCGCTCGCGCTTTGGGACCTCCACTATCTGAGGCAGCTCGACAATTCGGGATTCATCGACGGGCTTTACGGACGAGCCTAG
- a CDS encoding ABC transporter substrate-binding protein, with translation MKQLVRIALLLTVVLGSACFVNSASVEPKPGGTITLAISKDMALMNPLVATGSTEARIRELMFESLLGLDARGNIRPNLAESWDVSKDGKVYTFKLRRGVRFHDGKEMTAADVKFAIDYTMDAKNGATGYDTLSVVDRVELPDPLTVKLYLKRPDPLFLTWLSDIRAFSVIPKGSLAEGVRQPKSMPPGTGPFKFVEWQPRQRVILARHDQYWGPKAFVDRVVLRDIANATVRINALQSGDVDIIERTPYEWVKEIVDGKTKGIGYSKASLAGARNVEFNVAAPPFNNKKLRLAVAHAIDRKEILQGAYLGLAEASDQRYPKGHTWYFVDVRAPEYDLSKAKALLQESGYKGETIELMGNVGEAAEVEGAVIQAQLKRIGIKVQLKMFERASALEARRKGNYAFKLSGGREYPEPIPLLQEYRCEPDLNNRRENESGYCNKQFDALLAEAEAQSDIEKRRVLYRRLTAMQMEDMPILPIGFTPRFFAFRSHVKGFQTDFSGAFQWGEGGLSHTWIDK, from the coding sequence ATGAAGCAGCTCGTAAGAATAGCCTTGCTCCTTACGGTCGTTCTCGGCTCGGCATGCTTCGTCAACAGCGCCTCCGTCGAGCCCAAGCCGGGAGGGACGATTACTCTCGCGATCAGCAAAGACATGGCGCTCATGAATCCGTTGGTGGCCACCGGCTCCACCGAAGCCAGGATTCGCGAGCTGATGTTCGAGTCGCTCTTGGGATTGGACGCCCGCGGCAACATCCGGCCCAACCTGGCGGAATCCTGGGACGTCTCCAAAGACGGCAAGGTTTATACCTTCAAGCTCCGGCGCGGCGTGCGCTTTCACGACGGCAAGGAAATGACGGCTGCGGACGTCAAGTTCGCCATCGATTACACGATGGACGCTAAGAACGGCGCGACCGGTTACGACACGCTCTCGGTCGTGGATCGAGTGGAGCTGCCCGACCCGCTTACGGTGAAGCTCTACTTGAAGCGCCCCGACCCGTTGTTTCTTACCTGGCTGTCCGACATCCGGGCGTTTTCCGTCATTCCGAAGGGATCGCTGGCGGAAGGTGTCCGACAACCCAAGAGCATGCCTCCGGGAACCGGACCGTTCAAGTTCGTCGAATGGCAGCCGAGACAGCGGGTCATTCTGGCGCGTCACGATCAATATTGGGGCCCCAAGGCTTTTGTGGACCGTGTCGTTCTCCGCGATATCGCCAACGCGACGGTTCGAATCAACGCCCTGCAGTCGGGCGATGTAGACATCATCGAGCGGACCCCTTACGAGTGGGTAAAGGAAATCGTCGACGGCAAGACCAAAGGGATCGGCTATTCGAAAGCGTCGCTGGCGGGGGCCCGCAACGTCGAGTTCAACGTGGCCGCGCCGCCTTTCAATAATAAGAAGCTGCGGTTGGCGGTCGCGCATGCCATCGACCGGAAAGAGATCTTGCAGGGCGCCTATCTGGGCCTGGCCGAAGCTTCGGATCAAAGATATCCGAAGGGGCACACCTGGTATTTCGTAGACGTGCGGGCGCCGGAATACGACTTGAGCAAGGCCAAAGCCTTGTTGCAGGAATCGGGCTACAAGGGAGAGACGATCGAGCTGATGGGCAATGTCGGCGAAGCGGCCGAGGTCGAAGGCGCGGTCATCCAGGCGCAGCTCAAGCGAATCGGAATCAAGGTCCAGTTGAAAATGTTCGAGCGCGCTTCGGCCCTGGAAGCGCGCCGCAAGGGAAACTACGCTTTCAAGCTTTCCGGCGGGCGGGAATATCCCGAGCCGATCCCGCTGCTTCAGGAATACCGCTGCGAACCGGATTTGAACAACCGGCGCGAAAACGAGAGCGGCTACTGCAACAAGCAGTTCGACGCTCTGCTCGCCGAAGCGGAAGCGCAATCGGATATAGAAAAAAGAAGGGTTTTATACCGGCGTCTTACGGCGATGCAGATGGAGGACATGCCGATCCTCCCGATCGGATTCACGCCGCGGTTTTTTGCCTTCCGCTCCCACGTCAAGGGATTTCAGACGGATTTTTCCGGCGCCTTCCAGTGGGGAGAGGGAGGATTGAGCCATACGTGGATCGATAAATGA
- a CDS encoding extracellular solute-binding protein: MRWRAPWRKIFGVLLIIGGFASTVKASRVEDLLAEVNKLSPAVRQSRLEEGARREGSLKFYGVSNADLLGAYSAGFMKRYPFIRAEFWRGSGNKLVFRTLTEHRTSQLDADAILVGTESVLTLKKAGIYLRYHSPESQFFPRYFSDPDGYWHADALGISTMAYNTQLVKREQAPRSYEDLLDPKWKGNLSIDLEPERALMGWLVAWGEKKTRAFVEGLMKNGALIRRGHTLQAQLLCAGEYKVASEIYPDAILRMKYKGCPAELIFATPIPAEVSGPIGIYTNTPHPHAAALFVDFMKSAEGAKILVATGRLSGRRGVNSLYEELSNFEERGISLVVITPEKTEEVAKPMQKIMKEVLVR; this comes from the coding sequence ATGCGGTGGCGTGCGCCATGGCGGAAAATTTTCGGCGTCCTGCTGATCATCGGCGGGTTTGCATCCACCGTTAAAGCAAGCCGCGTCGAGGATTTGCTCGCTGAAGTCAACAAGCTCTCCCCCGCCGTGCGGCAAAGCCGCCTGGAGGAGGGGGCCAGGCGCGAAGGCTCGCTTAAATTCTACGGCGTCTCGAATGCCGATCTGTTGGGCGCTTATAGCGCCGGGTTCATGAAGAGATATCCCTTCATAAGAGCCGAGTTCTGGCGCGGCAGCGGCAACAAGCTCGTGTTTCGCACCCTGACGGAGCATCGGACCAGCCAGCTGGACGCGGACGCGATTCTGGTCGGCACCGAGAGCGTCCTGACGCTCAAGAAGGCGGGGATCTATCTACGTTACCACTCGCCGGAGTCGCAGTTCTTTCCGAGATATTTCTCCGATCCTGACGGCTATTGGCACGCCGATGCTCTGGGTATCTCGACGATGGCTTACAACACGCAGCTCGTCAAGAGAGAACAAGCGCCCAGGAGTTACGAGGACCTTCTCGATCCCAAATGGAAGGGAAATCTTTCGATCGATCTGGAGCCGGAAAGGGCGCTGATGGGTTGGCTTGTCGCCTGGGGCGAAAAGAAGACCCGGGCTTTCGTCGAAGGGCTGATGAAGAACGGCGCGCTTATACGGCGCGGCCACACTCTCCAAGCACAGCTGCTTTGCGCCGGAGAGTACAAGGTGGCGTCGGAGATCTACCCGGACGCGATTCTCAGGATGAAATACAAGGGCTGTCCGGCGGAGCTGATTTTCGCGACGCCGATCCCCGCGGAGGTCAGCGGCCCGATCGGGATCTATACCAACACGCCGCATCCGCACGCGGCGGCGTTGTTCGTGGATTTTATGAAGTCCGCCGAAGGAGCGAAGATTCTCGTCGCGACGGGCCGACTCTCCGGAAGGAGGGGGGTCAACTCTTTGTACGAAGAGCTCTCGAACTTCGAGGAAAGGGGCATTTCTCTCGTCGTGATCACGCCGGAGAAGACGGAAGAAGTCGCCAAGCCGATGCAAAAAATCATGAAAGAGGTTCTCGTGAGGTAG
- a CDS encoding cupin domain-containing protein gives MMAKAQMTVEDEVRERIAYKSPYEQWKDSEGLTTYRGLFVKNLLDVELAPWRSSGEGRAAFINLEGTGGFNDAYVAEIPPRKSLKPHRHLFEETIYVLKGRGATSVWISPDKKETFEWQDGSFFSIPMNAWHEHFNASGTEPVRYVAMTSAPRVIDTFNNPEFVFENSFVFRDRFNGEEGYFKQSDPAKHWSTNFIADVKTCQTFAEGGFNRGGGAKSTVFNMVNNTVKSHVSQWEIGSYKKAHRHGPGIHIVIIRGHGYSLMWQEGKPIERIDWGPGSMFVPPEMWFHQHFNGGAERVFFLAIGWGSDKPKAGGKGYVYKSVKEGGDQIEYEDENPEFHADFEAALKKAGAQCRMGSYHPFCTQKQ, from the coding sequence ATGATGGCTAAGGCGCAAATGACCGTCGAGGACGAAGTCAGAGAAAGGATAGCCTACAAATCTCCTTACGAACAATGGAAGGACTCGGAGGGTCTCACCACCTACCGGGGTCTATTCGTCAAAAATCTTCTGGACGTCGAGCTCGCGCCCTGGCGTTCGAGCGGGGAAGGACGGGCCGCGTTCATCAACCTCGAGGGCACGGGCGGGTTCAATGACGCCTATGTCGCCGAGATTCCGCCGAGAAAGTCTCTCAAGCCGCACCGGCACCTGTTCGAAGAGACGATCTATGTCCTCAAGGGCCGAGGGGCGACGTCGGTGTGGATCTCGCCGGACAAGAAAGAAACCTTCGAATGGCAGGACGGAAGTTTTTTTTCGATTCCCATGAACGCCTGGCACGAGCATTTCAACGCCTCGGGCACCGAGCCCGTGCGCTACGTGGCGATGACGAGCGCGCCGCGCGTGATCGACACGTTTAATAACCCGGAATTCGTTTTCGAAAACTCCTTCGTCTTTCGCGATCGTTTCAACGGCGAGGAAGGCTATTTCAAGCAGAGCGACCCGGCCAAGCACTGGTCGACTAACTTTATCGCGGACGTCAAAACGTGCCAGACCTTTGCGGAAGGAGGGTTCAACCGCGGCGGCGGCGCCAAGAGCACGGTTTTTAACATGGTGAACAACACGGTCAAGTCGCATGTCTCGCAATGGGAGATCGGGTCGTACAAGAAAGCCCACCGCCACGGCCCGGGGATCCATATCGTCATCATTCGCGGCCATGGATACTCGCTCATGTGGCAGGAAGGAAAGCCGATCGAGCGAATCGATTGGGGACCGGGGAGCATGTTCGTGCCGCCGGAGATGTGGTTTCATCAGCATTTCAACGGCGGCGCCGAGCGGGTTTTTTTCCTCGCCATCGGTTGGGGCAGCGACAAGCCAAAAGCCGGCGGCAAGGGCTACGTTTACAAGAGCGTCAAGGAAGGCGGCGACCAGATCGAGTATGAAGATGAAAATCCTGAGTTCCACGCCGACTTCGAAGCGGCTTTGAAAAAAGCCGGCGCGCAGTGTCGAATGGGAAGCTACCATCCCTTTTGCACGCAAAAACAGTAA
- a CDS encoding cupin domain-containing protein, translating into MKISDLDRWLAERNLKGHWDHQPRGPKVEPYLWKWADIYEGLRQAGEVVPMDQTGRRTVQMRNPSLPAGMSNTIHLSVQLVKPGEIARAHRHVAAAIRYVIKGSPKAYTIVEGERFPMEEGDLITTPNWTWHDHYNSSDEPIMWLDGLDVRLVSYLGALSGENYPQDQQPVEKPDGYSAKLLGVARPTWMKPGFIAPPFRYRWAETYPTLLTLKESEGDPFDAIKLEYVNPFTGGPTLPTYSCEVQLLRPKEKTRSHRHTSTTVYQAFRGSGATVIDGSRTEWGQGDIFVVPPWFWHHHENSLDEDVILFSINDWPAMKALGLYREEAQAT; encoded by the coding sequence ATGAAGATCTCCGACCTGGATCGCTGGCTCGCGGAAAGAAATTTGAAAGGCCATTGGGATCACCAGCCCCGAGGACCGAAGGTCGAACCCTATCTCTGGAAATGGGCCGATATTTACGAAGGTCTGCGCCAAGCCGGAGAGGTGGTTCCCATGGACCAGACCGGCAGAAGGACCGTTCAGATGCGCAATCCGAGCCTGCCGGCGGGAATGTCCAATACCATCCACCTATCCGTCCAGCTCGTCAAGCCCGGCGAGATCGCGCGGGCCCACCGGCACGTCGCCGCCGCGATTCGCTACGTCATCAAAGGCTCGCCCAAGGCTTACACCATTGTCGAAGGGGAGCGGTTCCCGATGGAAGAGGGGGACCTGATCACGACTCCCAATTGGACCTGGCACGATCATTACAACAGTTCCGACGAGCCGATCATGTGGCTCGACGGCCTGGACGTGCGCCTGGTGAGTTATCTGGGCGCGCTGTCGGGCGAAAATTATCCGCAGGATCAGCAGCCGGTCGAGAAGCCCGACGGCTATTCCGCGAAGCTGCTCGGCGTCGCTCGCCCCACGTGGATGAAGCCCGGATTTATCGCGCCGCCATTCCGCTACCGCTGGGCCGAAACTTACCCGACGCTGTTGACCTTGAAGGAGAGCGAAGGAGACCCGTTCGACGCGATCAAGCTGGAATACGTGAACCCGTTCACGGGCGGTCCTACGCTTCCGACCTATTCGTGTGAAGTTCAACTCCTGAGACCCAAGGAAAAGACCCGCTCTCATCGTCACACCAGCACGACCGTCTATCAGGCTTTTCGGGGAAGCGGCGCCACCGTGATTGACGGATCGAGGACGGAATGGGGGCAAGGCGATATCTTCGTCGTGCCGCCGTGGTTTTGGCACCATCACGAGAACAGCCTCGACGAAGACGTGATCCTGTTCTCGATCAACGACTGGCCCGCGATGAAAGCGCTGGGACTGTACCGCGAGGAGGCGCAGGCGACGTAG